Part of the Lolium rigidum isolate FL_2022 chromosome 6, APGP_CSIRO_Lrig_0.1, whole genome shotgun sequence genome, CTCAGTTGCAACCCGACTTGCAGCTCAAGCACATGACACGATGCAAATTCAATATTGTAGGAGTCTACTAAGCATGAGCTTCGTTCTCAGTCTACTAAAAACTAGCAATTCTGTTATTTCGAACAAAGGCATACACATACACCTGGAGTGACCTGTACCCTGTACTAAGGCTAGTACGGAGTACTCGAGTACAGGAATCATGTTGTACTGCAAAAGTACACGTGAAGTGTAATGACCTAATTAGCTCGGTCAAAGACTAGGTCATGCATGTTACTGCAAAAGTACACTTGGAGTAGTCTAGAGGCTTTATTATAGTGCTGTTGACTTTGCAATTATACCAAAGTGTTTGAAATCCGTGATCACGGTGCGATTTCTTGCTGATCGGCTCGTACAAGCAGCAGTACGTGTCAATATACGACCCAAGGTAAGTATGCACGAGTAGACAGCGAGATTGTCCGAAAAGAGAGCAGCTAGTGAGTTAGTGACGCGACTGACGACGACTTGCAACGCGTGGAAATGGTAAGTTTAGGTCGAGGGAGGTTTGCTAATTTAATTAAGGTAGTAATTAATTACCGGGGATAAGGCGATCCTTTGATGGGCTTTTGGCCGTACTTGCGCCACGCCCAGAGGTCGGAGGAGACGCCCCCGTCGGCCACCGGCACCTCGCACACCACCTTCTTCAGCTGGCTCTTCTTGCTGCAAGTGCCACCAAGAACACGACCTCCGATTAGCACTCCTCTTCTACTACTCCGTAGCTAGCTTCTTCATCCAAAATTGCGCGCGAAGCAGAAATGATCAAAATGAACTTACCTCCGTTTGGGCCGTGGGGTGGTGGTGCGCATGCCGGGCTTCCGCCCAGGCGGCAGGCGCGGCCGAGCGCCGGACGTGGACGCCGCGGAGGGGAACGAGATCATCACCTCGTGGCGGTCGTCTGCCGCTGCCGCCCACGCCTGTGAGGACGGTGCTGCGGAGAGCAGGAAGGGCTTGCGATCCAAGTCCAGGTACTCCAGGTCGTACAGCGCCGCGTCCTTGGCTGCGGCCGGTCCCCGGACGAGCTCACGTGGCTCCCGTTTGACCGTCGCCGGCGCcgcggaaggaggaggaggagggccggcaCGGTCGTCTTCGGGGTGGGAGGAAGGGACTAAGGTGGCGCAGCTCCTCACGACGGCCTGCAGGTCCCAGTCGTTAAGGTGCTCCATGCGCCGCGGCTGCACGCCGCACATGAACGACGACCGAGCTCCGTCGAGCGCTTGGTTTGACGGAGTGAGGGAGAGAGGAGGACGCGTGCAGCTCAGCCTTGGTTTGGCCGGATGGGGTTGACTTTTGGAAGTGGCAGGCCGGTCCGGCAACCCTAATATATACGCGAGCGTAGGGACGTCGTCTGTACATAGACGCGTATACTTGGAGGATTGATTAATTTAGGAGAGAGTGGCACGGGGACGGCCTCGATCGATCGCTAGCGATGACTCGATCCCACAAAGTCAAAGCCGAAGCCAAGTGGTGGGCACGGCTTGCAGCAGCTAGCTAGGGgataagaagaagacgaagatgaTGATCGCGTCCGGATTTGAACTCATCGGCTAGACGCAATTTAACTCTACTGCATTGTTCTATACACTTGTCAAAGGGGTGTTGTCTTGCTATTGTTTTCCTTGACTTTGCTCCAAATGTCAAAAGGGAGAGAGAGTGCATGCATTGAGGAAAAAGCTCGAATCTTGATTGGGATCGAACTCTCTCGCGTCACTAAAGCTGGAGCTATAGCAAAGCCGCAGGGAGAATTAAACTTTAGAGGCGCTTGACTCTTTATGCCAATCCTATATAATTGGCTGCGGCTTGACCAGCCACTTGGGGTCGTCAGGCGTCGGTTATAATTCTTCATCTGACCTTGCGCAAATGTCAAAGGGCGTATCAAGGGAGGGAGACAAGGAGAGTGCGTGAGCCGTGGCACAAAATCTCGCCCATATGCGTCAGATCTCTGGAACAGAGCCGCCGCCAATGGGCGCGGCGATAAGTGGCAAAGCGACGGTGGTGGAGTGCGGGGGCCTTTTGGCCACGAAAGGGACGCCAGAGGGATCGTCTTCGTGGTATGTCTCTAGCTAGCTAAGCTCCGGgtgccgctgtcgccgccgcgctCGGCTCCGTCTTGTCTAGCTAGCTAGTGCGCGCACGCCCGGGGTCTGGACCCCGGCGTGCGCACGCGCGCCGGAGCAACCCTCCGTGCCGTTAACTTCTCCGGCGATCGGCCGATGCCGACGCGCAGATCTTGCGCGTGCCGCGCGCGAGTGACGATCGAGAGCGATGGATAATTTGCAGCAGGATATGTGGATAAGCAAGTGTTGGCTGTGTTGAATGACAGGTACGGTTCGGTGTGTCCACGTTATCCGTCGGTGGCTGGATGGCCGATCGCCACTACCGCGCGCGCGCGGCTGTTAGTTAGTGTTAGGTCTGGGTGTGCAGTCGTCGTGCTTCCCGTTGATCAGGGCCCGAGTGACACGTGAACGCGTGTTCGGTCCGGTTGCCGGTTGCGATCACCCATCTGCCTGGCCATCACGGTTCAAGTGCTACTACATCCCATCCATCTGCTAGAAAGGGTCACGCAGCTGTCATCACCATCAGCGCCTCCCCCCCTCTCCCGCGTCGCTTCCCAAGCAAACCCTAACAAACTCGCCATGGCCACCTCCATTTCTCTTCCTCCGTCGCCGTAGGGTCCTGCCTAGGCTAAGTCTAGTTGGCATCGGTGTCGACGGGGTCACCTCTTGCCCTCCAACCCGAAGGAAATGGCCCGGGGGTTGCCCTAAGGCATGGGAGTGGCGCGGCCGCCGCGCGTCACGTCGTAGTGGACTCTCCGGGCAGATCGATGGTGAACGATGCAACCCCTATGACTGTCGTGCGGGTTGGCGGTTAGCCAGTGAGAGCCGACGATGGTTGTGCCCTCAGGAGTCATTACCTAGTTGAAGGTGTCGTTGTTGCGATCTTCTGCATCATGCCAAGATGGTCCGGGGGAAACACTAGATCTAGGTCTCACGGATCGGACAATGGCGACACTTTCAATGCCGCTCTCCCTCTTGGGACCATCATTTTGGAAAACGTGATGCTTGGAGGGGTCTgccggtggaacggtgtttcatctaCCGTGTCGATGGCGGCAGGTCTCGGCGACGTGGTGAAGCGGAATCTCGGCGCTGGACGCATGCATGATGATGGGTGTGAATATGGCGGTGGCACTATCTTCAGGGGCGGAGCCAAAGGAAGAATGTCCCTAATGCATGTTCAACCTTGCAGCTTTTGATCAATATAATTAGGCCTCCCTGATGCACTTTTCTCATTGTAACATGATGCACTAGTCTTAAAATGCTCACAAGTTCTACTAAAAGAATATTGGATGTAGATGTGATGTAGCGTAGGAAAGCAGTCCACGTAGTCTACAATATttaaaatctcaaggcccattttTGGTGGCACCTTGGTAGCGGTGGGAGACAAAATTTAATttcacattgctagttggaaaAGAGTTAGAGCAGATTATATGCTATTCCAACTCCACCGATTGAGTGTGAAGAGAAGGAGTTCACGCACACTCCTCATTTTTCGCCATCCGCCTCACCACGCATCGCACGCGTGTCATGCGAACCGAGTTAGAATTAGAAACCCGGTTTTGTGGAAGAATAAATTTATGCTTGGTGCATCAACTGAGTTGATACCTATCGGCGTGCGTCTTCCAACTCGTGGCGGTTCGGTCAGCGGCTCCCCTTCCAGACTATACCAGGGGACAAGAGGCAGAAGAGATCCAAGAGTTATCCACTCCCTTCTCTATTTAACGGCTAGTTCCTTTTGTTGTGACGCCCTCTAGGTTCCCCACCCCGACGATTGAGTGCATGGCCGTCCGGGGGAGCAGGTCTCCGAAACCCTGTCCATCGAGCACCCCGACGATTGAGTGCATGGCCGTCCGGGAGAGAAGGTCTCAGAAACCCGGTCCGTCAAGAACCTGCACCGACAAACGGGCGATgacgtttttggggagcgtctcgacgTGACTGCTTGCTGGTTTTCGAGTTCTTCCTCGCTGGCTTGCTGCTTCACCAGCGAATCCGGTGACTCCTACAACACCATGGGCGATAGCAACAATAGTCATGGTGATGCTACTGCTGGAGCAACATTCCCGGTTGCAATGTAAGTACTGATCCTCTCTTACCCTTCACTTGTACTTGTTCCATATTCATGCTAGATATGCTAAATCTGGTGTGTATGGTTAAATATGCTAGTGCATCTGGTGTGTATGGTTCAAATCCCAGGTTTATCATTTTGGTGTCTTATAAAGGCAGAATATTCTTCAGTAGGAGGCAACATTCGCATCGATAACGAGATAACAGTGATGACttagtcaatttcaagatccgtcGTTTCAGTTCTTGGAATCAGTCTTCCGAAGATACTCATAGGCGTAGAGTGTGCATGCATTCATGGGGATGAGTGGATGAGTGTATGTATGTGTTTGTGAGCGTTTGCATTTGtactatgtttcgcaaaaaaattATTTACCCATGAATTTTCTGCGTTTTCTTAATTATTTACCCATGAACTGAGTTTCAATCGTCGGCCAAACTGCATGGTTAATATGGATCGAGCAGTATAAAATCTCTTTTATAAAAGTTGGCACGCATCAGGATTATCGCAAGAATGTTTGTTTTTTCCCCTTTATGTGCACACCGGAGTCTGGAACTGACTTGCTAAAGGCGGTATCTAGCGGATGCGCAATGTGTCACGACGAGAAGAATCATTACTGAAAGTGGGCTGGATCGATCGTAGAGTAGCCGGCGACGCTGACGGCTCTCCGTGTCTGTCTCTTTGCACCAAGCGAAGCGGTCCATCCAATTTTAACGTTGCGAACTTGCGTTTCGCCTAGATGCATGCTGCTTCTTCCTAGAGTACATTTTTTTACGATGGAATATCGAATCGACGAACTAAGTTCcgtggctgaaccttcgagagcgTTGCTGGGAGAAGCGTTTGCCCGATCAGGCGAGCCAAGGGGCCTTCGTTGACCTGTCGGCCTGCCCGCGGCGACGCGTTTAGTTGCACGGAGAGCGCATATATGAGCGGAGCAGAGGTAGCTTTTCCAAGGAATCTCTGCACGTCTTGGCCGTCAGCACTTGACgccttgatagtaaagtaaggaaTAGAATAGCTACTTAAGCATAAAAGCCTACTTAAGCATAACTAGGATAGTGCAGCTTCGACACAATCCATACTTTGTGGTGCAGAGAAGGCCTGAGGCTCGAGGGCCCGACCGGCTCGTAGGTTGAACAAGCGAGCACCCATCTTTCAACCAAGCATTTGAAACTTACTCCTCTGTTTCGTACTAATTATCACAGGTTTATATGTATCTATACATAAAATATGTTTAGATACATACACAAAGTTATGCACCTCAGCATAATATAATGATCATGTCATCTCCCATGGCATATTTAGCTATAAAAGACAATAAAAGCGACAAAAGTGTGCACCGATAGAATACGGCTACACTAATAATAATGCTAGGCATACCATTTAGATGACGTGCTAAATCCACTTTTTATTATTTACAATATTAATAAGAAAATTAAGTCGCAACTCGCAAACATTATTCCAAAGTATCAGCCGTAGCATCCCGGGGTAACAAGGACAATAAGAAAAACATGTTACACTCACAAAAACTATATGTAAACAATTGAAGGCGAGAGAAGCATTGACAATATAAGCATATAACTAGGCTCACTCATATTTTACAACTTCTATGGTTACTGGCTAGCAAATACAAAGTTAGAGCAAGCTATATCATCCATTAACTTTGAGTCAGGTGATTTGCTTACGATTAGACTCCCGGGTCGCTTGAGGCGACTTCGGAGGcgccccaccgccaccaccacagaGCACAACCAAGCGCCGCCCCAGCCAGCTCGCCGCCACCGGAGGAGGCCGTTCGTCGGCGCACGGAGGCGGCAAGGCGTGGTCCGcatccttttttattttttcttcttaGCCCTAGAGTCCTTTTCCTCCGCCATGCAGGAACCCGATCTGTTGAGGGACGTTGCAGTTGTCGTCGGGAGTCCAGATTTCCGGCGTAGTCCCGGCAAACCTCCCGCAGCTACTAGTCGTGCTTTCCCATGTGGATCTCCCAGCCCACTGCCTCACGATCTGGGCGTTGCCCGTCTCCCGAAGTGGTAGATCGCCGGCATTCCGATCGGATCAGACGCTTCGGGGATTCGTCCACATCTTGTGTGAGTCCAGCAATCAGGTAGGCGTGCATGCTTGGCTGGATGTATGCCGCTCCAACTGGTTCACGCACATGCACGCGGGTGCCAAGGCTGGGGACATGTATGCAGAGAAGATCAAGCCTGCAACTTTGCAAGTACATCTCGCCTAGCAATTGCAAATTTCATGTGGCTGACGCGAGTGAGGATTTGGTGTAATAGTCCTAGGGTCTCTTTTGGGCGAAGATGAAGATTTACCGGTTTGCT contains:
- the LOC124660122 gene encoding probable WRKY transcription factor 27, translating into MCGVQPRRMEHLNDWDLQAVVRSCATLVPSSHPEDDRAGPPPPPSAAPATVKREPRELVRGPAAAKDAALYDLEYLDLDRKPFLLSAAPSSQAWAAAADDRHEVMISFPSAASTSGARPRLPPGRKPGMRTTTPRPKRSKKSQLKKVVCEVPVADGGVSSDLWAWRKYGQKPIKGSPYPRGYYKCSSMKGCMARKLVERSPAKPGVLVITYMAEHCHPVPTQINALAGTTRHKSTPAEDHPTTSPNSQTKDGGNAHGAAVKCEDESNETSAMAVDCSADDAAADDDSEFWPAGLDLDEFLAPVDGDLDQVFEEDGVLGRRLSL